The Amycolatopsis tolypomycina genomic interval GTCGGGCACCAGCCGTGACGTGCCCAGCAGGAAGGCCAGGTTCTCCACGACCGTGCCCTCGTCGCGCAGCACCCGCAGGTACCACGGCGTTTCCTCGAGTGCCTCGGACACCTTCCGGTACGACAGCAGGCCGCCGTCGGGGTCGGGGGTGTCGGCGAAGAGGTCGAGCAGCACCGGCAGCAGCGCCTGCTGGATCGCCGCGCGCCGCGAGACGCCCGCGGTGAGGGCCTTGATGTGCTGGAGCGCGCCGTCGGGTGCGGTGTAGCCGAGCGCGGCCAGGCGGCTGGCGGCCTGCTTGGTGGTCAGGCGCAGCGCCTCGGCAGGCACGTTCGCGACCGACTGCAGCAGCGGCCGGTAGAAGATCTTCTCGTGCAGCCGCCGGATTCCCTTGCCGTGCCGCCGGAACTCCGCGAGCAGCGCCTCGCCCTGGCTCTTGCCGCCGCTCGCCTTGATCCCGCTGGCCCTGGCGAGGATGCGGAGCTCGTCGGTGTCCGCCGCCGCCGGGAACAGGTGCGTCCGGCGCAGCCGCCGCAGCTGCAGCCGGTGCTCGATCATCCGCAGGAACTCGTACGACGCGCCCAGCTCGGCGGCGTCCTGACGGCCGACGTACCCGCCTTCGCCGAGCGCCGCGAGCGCGTCCATCGTGGACGGTGAGCGCAGGTCCGCGTCGACCCGGCCGTGCACGAGCTGCAGCAGCTGCACGGCGAACTCGACGTCGCGCAGGCCGCCGCGGCCCAGCTTCAACTCGCGTTCGGCGTGCTCGGACGGCACGTGGCCCTCGACCCGGCGGCGCATCTGCTGCACCTCGGCGACGAAGTTGTCGCGGTCGGCCGCCGACCACACCAGCGGCGCCACCATCTCGGCGTACTGGCGGCCGAGGTCGGCGTCGCCCGCCACCGGCCGCGCCTTGAGCAGCGCCTGGAACTCCCAGGTCTTGGCCCACTTCTGGTAGTAGCCGTGGTGGCCGTCGAGGGTCCGGACGAGCGCGCCGGCCTTGCCTTCGGGGCGCAGCGCCGCGTCGACCTCGAAGCACGCCTTGCCGACGACGCGCATCATCGTGCTCGCCAGCCGCGTCGCGAGGCCGAGGTCGCCCTCGCCGACGAAGATGACGTCGACGTCGCTGACGTAGTTGAGCTCCCGGCCGCCGCACTTGCCCATCGCGATGACCGCCAGGGTGCCTTCGGCGGACGCACCGGCTTCGGCCTCGGCGACGACCAGCCCGGCCGCGAGCGTGGCCTCCGCGAGCACGGTCAGCTGCGCCGCGACCTCGGCGTAGCCCGGGTGCTCGAGCCCGGCCTCGACGACGTGCCCGAGATCGGCGGCGGCGATGCCGAGCAGCTGGCTGCGGTAGGCGACCTTCAGCGCCTGCTCGGCCTTGAGCCCGGTGAGCACCGAACCGTCGCCATCGAGCAGCGCCGTGCGCAGCGCTTCGCGGTAGCAGGCGGAGTCGGTGCACTTGTCCCCGGTGAGCGAGTGCCACTGCTCCGGGTGGGCGGCGAGGAAGTCGGCGAGCGCGCTCGACGTCCCGAGCACGCTGAGGAAGCGGCCGCGGAACGTCCGGTGCGTGCGCAGCTGCGCTTCGAGGGCGGCCCACTCGGCGGCGTCGGCCTCGCGGATCCGGTCCAGGCCGCGCAGTGCGAGGTCCGGGTCGGCGGTGCGGGACAACGCCGCGAGCACGTCGGCGGCCGGCTCGACCGGGCCGGCGTCGGCCCACCAGCCGGCCGCGCGCAACTGACCCTCGGCACGGGCATCGGTGAAGCCGTACCTCGCCGCCGAAGCGGTCGTTCGCGCGCGGTCTGCCATCACCGACCACCGTAGCCGGGGAACGCGGCTCAGGCCGCGAGCCGGCCCGGCTCGGTTCCGGCGGGCGTCGGCTCGGGCACCTGGAAGCTGTGCGCGGTGACGGGGTGGCGCCGCGAGAGGAGGTAGATGCCGAGGCCGACGCCGGCCCCGACGACGCCGACGGCGATCGTGCCCGCGTCGCCGAGCGAGGCGATCTTGCCGGAGATCGCGCCGATGATCGCGGCCGCGGGCAGCGTGAACAGCCAGGCGACGACCATCCGGCCCGCCATCCGCCAGCGCACCGGCGCGTCCCGCCGGCCGACGCCGGAGCCGACGATCCCGCCCGAGCAGACGTGCGTCGTCGACAGCGGGAAGCCCAGCCGCGACGAGACCAGGATGACCAGGGCCGAGCTCGTCTGGGCGGCGAAGCCCTGCGGGCCCTCGATGTCCGTCAGGCCCTTGCCGAGGGTGTGGGTGATGCGCCAGCCGCCGAGGTAGGTGCCGAGCGCCAGCGCGCACGCGGCGCTGACGATCACCCAGACGGGCGGCGGCGCGCCGGCCGGAAGGCTGCCGGCGGTGACGAGGGTGAGCGTGATGATGCCCATCGTCTTCTGCGCGTCGTTGGTGCCGTGCGCGAGCGAGACCAGGGAGGCCGAGACGACCTGGCCGACCTTGAACCCGCGCGTGGCCGGGCGGCCGCGCACGAGGAAGCGGTAGACCAGGTAGGTGGCGGTCATCGCGACGAGCCCGGCGATGACCGGGCTGGCCGCGGCCGGGACCAGGACCTTCTCGACGATCTTTCCGAAGTGGACGGAGTCGGCGCCCGCCGAGATCCAGGTGGCGCCGATCAGGCCGCCGAACAAGGCGTGCGACGAGCTCGACGGCAGGCCGACGAACCACGTCACGAGGTTCCAGACGATGGCGCCGATCAGCCCGCCGAAGACGATCGCCGGGCCGATCTTCGTGTCGTCGACGAGGCCGCTGGAGATCGTCTTGGCGACTTCGACCGACAGGAACGCGCCGACCAGGTTCAGGACCGCCGAGATCGCGACGGCCACGCGGGGCTTGAGCGCCCCGGTGGCGATCGATGTGGCCATCGAGTTCGCGGTGTCGTGGAACCCGTTCGTGAAATCGAAAATGAGGGCCGTGACGACGACGACCACGACCAGCAACGAGGGTTGCACCCCGACCTCCGCACCCTTGTGGGGACTCCTCCCGCAAGGTACCTGACGGGTACGCCCGGCGTTAACAGGATGTTGCTGGTTGTGACCTCTGTCGTTAAGCCAGCGGCAAAGTACGTTGACTGGCGACCGCCGCTTCGAGTTCTCCGGCGGCCAGCTTGACGAACCGGTGCGCGAACGGCCGCCAGGTTTCGGCGATGTCGGCGTGCACGGTGACCAGGTTTTCGTGCTCGAGCGAGCCCGGCCGGGCGAATTCGGCTTCTTCGGGGCATTCCGCGGCCCAGCTCTCGACGACGGCCGGCGTCGTCTCGATGTGGAACTGGACACCGTAGACACAACGCCCGAGCCGGTAGGCCTGGTGCGCGTAGCGCGGCGAGGACGCGAGCAGTTCGGCGCCGGGCGGGAGCCGGGTGATGGCGTCGGTGTGGAACTGGAGGACGTCCTGCATCAGCGGCAGGTCGGCGAACAGCGGGTCGGTCCACGCCGCGTCCTTCTTGCTGACGAGGTGCGGACCGACCTCCGGCCCGTCGGGGGCGACCTCGACGCGTCCGCCGGTCGCGACGGCCAGCAGCTGTGAGCCGAGGCAGATGCCCAGGGTGGGCAGGTTCTTCGCCGCGGCCTCGGCCAGCAGGCGCCGGACGCCGGCGAGCCACGGGTGCTTGGCGTCGTCTTCGGCGCCCATGCCGCCGCCGAGGCAGACGACGGCCTGGTAGCCGTCGAGGTCGGGCAGGTCGTGGTCCGGCTGCAGGCGGACGTCGAGTTCGGCGCCGGCCTCGGTCAGCCAGTCGCCGAGGGGGCCCAGCGGGTCCGACGTGTCCGGCTGGATGATCAGGATGCGTGTCACGTGTTCCAGGGTAGGTCAGCAGGCACAGCGAATTGCTCGTTCGGTGGCCCCTTCCACCGGGTAGCCGGCGGCGATCCAGGCGGTGATGCCGCCGGAGAGCCGTTTCACCTTGAAGCCGAGCTCGGCGAGCTTGAGCGCGCCCTTGGTGGCGGCGTTGCAGACGGTGCTTTCGCAGTAGCAGACGTAGACGAGGTCCCGGTCGAGGTCTTTCGTGCTTTCCGGCGTCATGTCCCGGTAGGGCAGGTTGACGGCACCGGGGATGCGAGCGTGGGCGAACGCTTCGGGCGCCCGCGTCTCGACGACGACGTAGCCCTCGGTGCGTCCGGCTTCGAGGTCCTGGACGAGATCGTCGGGATCGACCTCGAACCCGAGCTCGGCCGCGAAGTACCGGGCGGCGGCTTCGGGTGTCGCGGCGGGGAAGGCGAGCGTGCGTGTCATGGGGTAAATCCTGCTGGGGAAGGCGGATCCGGGACAGGGCAGAATCGGGGCGGAAGCCCGGAACGGCCGGGGATTTCCCTGTTCTGGCCCTGCGAACCCGGGAGAGTTGCGGTGGACCACCTCGACGACGTCGACTGGCGCCTGCTGGAGCTCCTGCAGCAGGACGGCCGGCTGAGCTTTTCGGAGCTGGGCCGCCGGATCTCGCTGTCCGGCTCGGCGGTGACGGAGCGGGTCCGCCGGCTCGAGGAGCGCGGAGTGATCACGGGCTACGCGGCGAGCATCGACACGACGAAGCTGGGGTTGCCGATCGAGGCGTTGGTGCGGGCCCGGGTTCGCAGCTTGGACACGCCTCGCTTCCGGACGGCGGTGTTGCCGCTGCCCCAGGTCGTGGCGGCGGATCACGTGACCGGTGAGGAGTGCTGGGTGCTGCGGGTGCTGTGCCGGGACACCGCCGAGCTGGAGGCGCTGCTGGAGACGGTGCAGCGGTACGGGGAGACGAGCACGTCGCTGGTGTTGTCGTCGCCGCTGCGGAGGCGGCCGGTGGGGCGGCCGGGGTCGGGTTGAGGTCTTGGGCGGGAGCGTCACGTGTGGCTGGAGGGGCATCGCGTGTGACTGGGGAGGCATCGCGTGTGTTCTGCGGGGCATCACGGGGGCCGGGCGTGCGTGGCTCGTGTGATCCGGGGCGGATGTCGCGTGATCCGGCGCGGGATTCGCGTGATTGGGGCCGGATCTCGCGTGTTTGGAGGCGGGACTCGCGGACCTGCCGGTCGGCCGGCGTGTCTGGAGGGTCGACACGTGTGATTGCCGGGTCGACACGCGTGATTGGGGGGTCGACACGCGGCCGGGCGGGAAATGGAGGAAGGCCCCGGGAGACGTTTCCGTCTCGACCGGGGCCCTTCCTTCAAGGTAAGTTCGGCGGTGTCCTACTCTCCCACAACCCTTCGGTTGCAGTACCATCGGCGCTGTCAGGCTTAGCTTCCGGGTTCGGAATGGGACCGGGCGTTTCCCTGACGCTATAACCACCGAAACACTACGAAACACGCATGGTGTCTCAGAACCGTAGAGTGGATGCGTAACATCTTCGTAGGCAAGTCCTCGGCCTATTAGTACCAGTCAACTCGACAACACATTACTGTGCTTCCATTTCTGGCCTATCAACCCAATGGTCTGTTGGGGGCCTTAACCCACAAAGGGTGGGATACCTCATCTTGGAACAGGCTTCCCGCTTAGATGCCTTCAGCGGTTATCCCTTCCGAACGTGGCCAACCAGCCATGCCCTTGGCAGAACAACTGGCACACCAGAGGTTCGTCCGTCCCGGTCCTCTCGTACTAGGGACAGCCTTCCTCAAGTATCCTACGCGCGCGGCGGATAGGGACCGAACTGTCTCACGACGTTCTAAACCCAGCTCGCGTGCCGCTTTAATGGGCGAACAGCCCAACCCTTGGGACCTACTCCGGCCCCAGGATGCGACGAGCCGACATCGAGGTGCCAAACCATGCCGTCGATATGGACTCTTGGGCAAGATCAGCCTGTTATCCCCGGGGTACCTTTTATCCGTTGAGCGACACCCCTTCCACCAGGAGGTGCCGGATCACTAGTCCCGACTTTCGTCCCTGCTCGACATGTCTGTCTCACAGTCAAGCTCCCTTGTGCACTTGCACTCAACACCTGATTGCCAACCAGGCTGAGGGAACCTTTGGGCGCCTCCGTTACTCTTTAGGAGGCAACCGCCCCAGTTAAACTACCCATCAGGCACTGTCCCTGAACCAGATCATGGTCCGAGGTTCAGATTCCCAATTCGACCAGAGTGGTATTTCAACAACGACTCCACAACAACTAGCGTTGCCGCTTCACAGTCTCCCACCTATCCTACACAAGCCGAACCGAAAACCAATACCAAACTATAGTAAAGGTCCCGGGGTCTTTCCGTCCTGCCGCGCGTAACGAGCATCTTTACTCGTAGTGCAATTTCGCCGGGCCTGTGGTTGAGACAGCCGGAAAGTCGTTACGCCATTCGTGCAGGTCGGAACTTACCCGACAAGGAATTTCGCTACCTTAGGATGGTTATAGTTACCACCGCCGTTTACTGGCGCTTAAATTCTCAGCTTCGCCCCGAAAGGCTAACCGGTCCTCTTAACGTTCCAGCACCGGGCAGGCGTCAGTCCATATACATCGTCTTGCGACTTCGCATGGACCTGTGTTTTTAGTAAACAGTCGCTTTCCGCTGGTCTCTGCGGCCACCCACCCCTAGCCTGTAAAAAGCTTCAGGATGTTTGGCCCCCCTTCTCCCGAAGTTACGGGGGCATTTTGCCGAGTTCCTTAACCACAGTTCACCCGATCGCCTTGGTATTCTCTACCTGACCACCTGTGTTGGTTTGGGGTACGGGCCGTGCATGCACTCACTAGAGGCTTTTCTCGGCAGCATAGGATCACTCTACTTCGCCTCAAACGGCTACACATCACGTCTCAGCCTCATGGAACACGGATTTGCCTATGTTCCGGCCTACACGCTTATACCAGGACAACCATCGCCTGGCGGAGCTACCTTCCTGCGTCACCCCATCGCTTGACTACTACGAAATCAGGTCCCACGCTCCACACACACCATCCACCCGAAGGCTTCAGATGCGGCTTTGGGTGGTTAGTATCAAACGCCTCGTCATGGGCGCACATGCTCGGGTACGGGAATATCAACCCGTTGTCCATCGACTACGCCTGTCGGCCTCGCCTTAGGTCCCGACTTACCCTGGGCGGATTAGCCTGGCCCAGGAACCCTTGGTCATCCGGCGGCAGAGTTTCTCACTCTGCATTCGCTACTCATGCCTGCATTCTCACTCCCACACCCTCCACGACTGGCTTCCGCCGCCGCTTCCCTGGATGCAGGACGCTCCCCTACCCATCCGTGCCACTAGACAACACCCACAAGGAGTGAAGCCGATGTATTGCACGAATGACACAGCTTCGGCGGTGTGCTTAAGCCCCGCTACATTGTCGGCGCAGGACCACTTGACCAGTGAGCTATTACGCACTCTTTCAAGGGTGGCTGCTTCTAAGCCAACCTCCTGGTTGTCTGGGCAATCCCACATCCTTTCCCACTGAGCACACACTTAGGGGCCTTAGCTGGTGTTCTGGGCTGTTTCCCTCTCGACGACGAAGCTTATCCCCCGCCGTCTCACTGCCACGCTCTCACTAACCGGTATTCGGAGTTTGGTTGATTTCGGTAACCCGGTAAGGCCCCTAGACCATCCAGTAGCTCTACCCCCGGCAAGAAACACGTGACGCTGCACCTAAATGCATTTCGGGGAGAACCAGCTATCACGGAGTTTGATTGGCCTTTCACCCCTACCCACAGCTCATCCCCTCAGTTTTCAACCTAAGTGGGTTCGGGCCTCCACGACGTCTTACCGTCGCTTCACCCTGGCCATGGGTAGATCACTCCGCTTCGGGTCTAGACCACGCGACTCATACGCCCTATTCAGACTCGCTTTCGCTACGGCTACCCCACACGGGTTAACCTCGCCACGCAGCACTAACTCGCAGGCTCATTCTTCAAAAGGCACGCCATCACCCAAAGGCTCTGACGGCTTGTAGGCACACGGTTTCAGGTACTCTTTCACTCCCCTCCCGGGGTACTTTTCATCTTTCCCTCACGGTACTCGTCCGCTATCGGTCTTCAGGAAGTATTTAGGCTTACCGGGTGGTCCCGGCAGATTCACAGCAAATTCCACGAGCTCGCTGCTACTCGGGAACACCAAACAAACAACCAACAATGCGTTTTCGCGTACGGGGCTCTCACCCACTCCGGCCGCCCATCCCAAGGCGTTCCACTAACACACGTGATCATTCCGAGGACTGTCAGATCCTCGACGCTGGGTCCCACAACACCGCCTGCACAACGCCTGACAGCTTGACATACAAACGGTTTAGCCTCTTCCGCTTTCGCTCGCCACTACTCACGGAATCACGGTTGTTTTCTCTTCCTGCGGGTACTGAGATGTTTCACTTCCCCGCGTTCCCTCCACACACCCTATATATTCAGGTGCGGGTAACACCACATCACTGGTGCTGGGTTTCCCCATTCGGAAATCCTCGGATCACAGCTCGGTTGACAGCTCCCCGAGGCATATCGCAGCCTCCCACGTCCTTCATCGGCTCCTGAAGCCAAGACATCCACCATGTGCCCTTAACAACTTGACCACAAAGATGCTCGCATCCACTCTACAGTTCTCAAACACCACACCAGAAACAAACGCGTTCCCAGGGCAGAAGCCCTAAGGCGTGTTGCCTCAGGACCCAACAGTGTGCCAAGTGAACAACCACCCTCCCCGGCGCCGGCCCAACGTTCCACGCGAAGCAAGCTCCGCAGTACTAGTCGAGGCATTGCCGACCAAGAGTGACCATAGCCAGTAGTTCCACAATTCCTTGAGCAAGCCCGGCAACACCACGTGCGGGTGTTAAACCGTGCCCACCCCACCAAGGTTGGTCCGGGAATCCCGGCCTGGTGGATGTGTTGTGCTCCTTAGAAAGGAGGTGATCCAGCCGCACCTTCCGGTACGGCTACCTTGTTACGACTTCGTCCCAATCGCCAGTCCCACCTTCGACCACTCCCTCCCCTTGCGGGGTTGGGCCATGGGCTTCGGGTGTTACCGACTTTCATGACGTGACGGGCGGTGTGTACAAGGCCCGGGAACGTATTCACCGCAGCGTTGCTGATCTGCGATTACTAGCGACTCCGACTTCACGCAGTCGAGTTGCAGACTGCGATCCGAACTGAGACCGGCTTTAAGGGATTCGCTCCACCTCGCGGTATCGCAGCCCTCTGTACCAGCCATTGTAGCATGTGTGAAGCCCTGGACATAAGGGGCATGATGACTTGACGTCATCCCCACCTTCCTCCGAGTTGACCCCGGCAGTCTCCCACGAGTCCCCGCCATAACGCGCTGGCAACGTAGGATAAGGGTTGCGCTCGTTGCGGGACTTAACCCAACATCTCACGACACGAGCTGACGACAGCCATGCACCACCTGTACACCAACCACAAGGGAAGCCCCATCTCTGGGGATGTCTGGCGCATGTCAAGCCCAGGTAAGGTTCTTCGCGTTGCATCGAATTAATCCACATGCTCCGCCGCTTGTGCGGGCCCCCGTCAATTCCTTTGAGTTTTAGCCTTGCGGCCGTACTCCCCAGGCGGGGCGCTTAATGCGTTAGCTACGGCACGGACAACGTGGATGT includes:
- a CDS encoding bifunctional [glutamine synthetase] adenylyltransferase/[glutamine synthetase]-adenylyl-L-tyrosine phosphorylase, producing MADRARTTASAARYGFTDARAEGQLRAAGWWADAGPVEPAADVLAALSRTADPDLALRGLDRIREADAAEWAALEAQLRTHRTFRGRFLSVLGTSSALADFLAAHPEQWHSLTGDKCTDSACYREALRTALLDGDGSVLTGLKAEQALKVAYRSQLLGIAAADLGHVVEAGLEHPGYAEVAAQLTVLAEATLAAGLVVAEAEAGASAEGTLAVIAMGKCGGRELNYVSDVDVIFVGEGDLGLATRLASTMMRVVGKACFEVDAALRPEGKAGALVRTLDGHHGYYQKWAKTWEFQALLKARPVAGDADLGRQYAEMVAPLVWSAADRDNFVAEVQQMRRRVEGHVPSEHAERELKLGRGGLRDVEFAVQLLQLVHGRVDADLRSPSTMDALAALGEGGYVGRQDAAELGASYEFLRMIEHRLQLRRLRRTHLFPAAADTDELRILARASGIKASGGKSQGEALLAEFRRHGKGIRRLHEKIFYRPLLQSVANVPAEALRLTTKQAASRLAALGYTAPDGALQHIKALTAGVSRRAAIQQALLPVLLDLFADTPDPDGGLLSYRKVSEALEETPWYLRVLRDEGTVVENLAFLLGTSRLVPDLLVRAPEVLQLLGDPARLLGRTPAEVATSLRAAVRRQPGLNAAIAAARSLRRHELLRVACADLLGLLDVREVCEALSSVWVAVLQGALAAAFRQRQAELGRTPARIAVIGMGRLGGAELGYGSDADVLFVCEPSEGVSDADAVKFASSVAEAVRKMLGAPSSDPALVVDADLRPEGRSGPLVRTLESYRAYYARWGEVWEAQALLRARFVAGDDDLGERFIAMIDPIRYPEGGLDATKSREIRRIKARVETERMPRGADATLHTKLGRGGLADVEWTVQLLQLQHAHEVPGLRTTSTLDALAVLPEAGLAERPEADSLTEAWLLATRVRNAGMLVRGKAVDQVPGSGRDLAAVARVLGQSAVDDPGEFLDTYRRLTRRAHAVVEHLFYEA
- a CDS encoding inorganic phosphate transporter; protein product: MQPSLLVVVVVVTALIFDFTNGFHDTANSMATSIATGALKPRVAVAISAVLNLVGAFLSVEVAKTISSGLVDDTKIGPAIVFGGLIGAIVWNLVTWFVGLPSSSSHALFGGLIGATWISAGADSVHFGKIVEKVLVPAAASPVIAGLVAMTATYLVYRFLVRGRPATRGFKVGQVVSASLVSLAHGTNDAQKTMGIITLTLVTAGSLPAGAPPPVWVIVSAACALALGTYLGGWRITHTLGKGLTDIEGPQGFAAQTSSALVILVSSRLGFPLSTTHVCSGGIVGSGVGRRDAPVRWRMAGRMVVAWLFTLPAAAIIGAISGKIASLGDAGTIAVGVVGAGVGLGIYLLSRRHPVTAHSFQVPEPTPAGTEPGRLAA
- a CDS encoding type 1 glutamine amidotransferase produces the protein MTRILIIQPDTSDPLGPLGDWLTEAGAELDVRLQPDHDLPDLDGYQAVVCLGGGMGAEDDAKHPWLAGVRRLLAEAAAKNLPTLGICLGSQLLAVATGGRVEVAPDGPEVGPHLVSKKDAAWTDPLFADLPLMQDVLQFHTDAITRLPPGAELLASSPRYAHQAYRLGRCVYGVQFHIETTPAVVESWAAECPEEAEFARPGSLEHENLVTVHADIAETWRPFAHRFVKLAAGELEAAVASQRTLPLA
- a CDS encoding rhodanese-like domain-containing protein — translated: MTRTLAFPAATPEAAARYFAAELGFEVDPDDLVQDLEAGRTEGYVVVETRAPEAFAHARIPGAVNLPYRDMTPESTKDLDRDLVYVCYCESTVCNAATKGALKLAELGFKVKRLSGGITAWIAAGYPVEGATERAIRCAC
- a CDS encoding Lrp/AsnC family transcriptional regulator is translated as MDHLDDVDWRLLELLQQDGRLSFSELGRRISLSGSAVTERVRRLEERGVITGYAASIDTTKLGLPIEALVRARVRSLDTPRFRTAVLPLPQVVAADHVTGEECWVLRVLCRDTAELEALLETVQRYGETSTSLVLSSPLRRRPVGRPGSG